The Arachis hypogaea cultivar Tifrunner chromosome 19, arahy.Tifrunner.gnm2.J5K5, whole genome shotgun sequence genome has a window encoding:
- the LOC112777351 gene encoding uncharacterized protein — protein sequence MKRQRAPANNPINNMNIMMNSSTSVPLPPPPAAKPEDVSVIMGKKKAKKEATTAEQQHKRVEESNNSKEVVITPTGGEDNSNCEENMMMMMMAPWMDEQMSWGSAWHPGWDMDFMGEDFTAAMYSDVVWDYDIWNLNNQIPIPHYMQ from the coding sequence ATGAAGAGGCAAAGGGCACCTGCTAACAACCCTATCAATAATATGAACATCATGATGAATAGTAGTACTAgtgttcctcttcctcctcctcctgctGCCAAGCCTGAAGATGTGTCTGTAATAATGGGCAagaagaaagccaagaaagagGCAACTACCGCTGAGCAGCAGCACAAGCGGGTGGAGGAGAGCAACAACAGCAAAGAGGTGGTTATTACGCCTACTGGCGGTGAGGATAATAGTAACTGTGAGGAgaacatgatgatgatgatgatggcacCATGGATGGATGAACAGATGTCATGGGGATCTGCATGGCATCCTGGGTGGGACATGGACTTCATGGGTGAAGACTTCACTGCTGCCATGTACAGTGATGTTGTTTGGGACTATGATATCTGGAACCTCAACAACCAAATCCCAATTCCACATTACATGCAATGA
- the LOC112775612 gene encoding uncharacterized protein — MEDMFAMIQQQNVVASSRQDLSCVVCPKPRRLGLLNLAATANDHPSRSFRWHLSCQAEPCDSKSAGSSPLDTILTKGDFDMEEESWPQVASSPPFFCGSPPSRVANPLIQDARFGNENFSPLSPSSWVVVPSPSGLPPSPSNSARKGGCVRANFGNNPAVRIEGFDCLDRDRRNCSIPALA, encoded by the exons ATGGAGGATATGTTTGCCATGATCCAGCAGCAAAACGTCGTCGCGTCATCACGCCAAGACTTGAGCTGCGTGGTTTGTCCCAAGCCCCGCCGACTCGGCCTCCTCAACCTTGCCGCTACCGCCAACGACCATCCTTCCAGATCCTTCCGGTGGCATCTCAG TTGCCAGGCCGAGCCATGTGATTCAAAATCTGCCGGGTCAAGTCCTCTGGACACAATCCTTACCaaa GGTGATTTTGACATGGAGGAGGAATCATGGCCACAGGTAGCATCGTCTCCCCCATTTTTCTGCGGGTCACCGCCGAGCAGAGTAGCTAACCCACTGATTCAGGATGCTCGATTTGGGAATGAGAATTTCTCACCTCTCTCCCCATCATCGTGGGTGGTGGTTCCCTCTCCGTCGGGGCTGCCACCCTCTCCTTCCAACTCTGCCAGGAAAGGAGGCTGCGTTCGAGCCAATTTTGGTAACAATCCGGCCGTCAGGATCGAGGGGTTTGATTGCCTCGACAGGGATAGGCGAAATTGCAGCATCCCTGCTCTGGCTTAA